A section of the Harmonia axyridis chromosome 2, icHarAxyr1.1, whole genome shotgun sequence genome encodes:
- the LOC123672021 gene encoding uncharacterized protein LOC123672021, producing MQPIQGQRKLIHRCIRSIGCLVRSIRLNTTSARGKWRTYGRFHVARRVLDQQVLGEPMRNFPLCPYQMPSPGGLFGTSISELTDDHFLFQGIENYMEMIRYFYKIQLKILI from the exons ATGCAACCGATTCAAGGTCAGAGAAAGTTGATCCACCGTTGCATTCGGTCAATCGGCTGTCTAGTTAGATCAATCCGACTAAACACAACTAGTGCTCGTGGTAAGTGGAGAACCTATGGCCGTTTCCATGTGGCTAGACGGGTTCTCGATCAACAGGTGCTAGGCGAACCAATGAGAAACTTCCCATTATGCCCCTATCAGATGCCGTCTCCAGGCGGCCTTTTTGGAACTTCCATTTCG GAACTCACAGACGACcattttttgtttcaaggaaTCGAGAATTATATGGAAATGATTAGATATTTCTACAAGATACA GTTGAAAATCCTAATATGA